The genomic DNA CAGGCGTCGGCGAGCGGGGTGAGATCGGCGATGCGGCCGAGGATGTCGGGATATTGGACGACGACGCATGAGGTGTCGGAGTCGATCCTGGCGATCAGCGCGTCGAGATCGGTCTCGGCGGTCAGCGTCGGCAGCGAAACGTCGAGCGCGTCGCCGGTGTATTTGGCCATCGTCTTGGCGACCGAGACGTAATGTGGGTGAAGCCCGCCCGACAGGATCGCACGCCCACGCTTCGTGATGCGGCGCGCCATGCCGATCGCTTCCCAGCAGGCGGTGGAGCCATCGTACATGCTGGCATTTGCCACGTCGGTGCCGAGCAGACGCGCGACCTGCGTTTGGAACTCGAACAGCATCTGCAGCGTGCCCTGGGCGATCTCGGGCTGGTACGGCGTGTACGCGGTGAGGAATTCACCGCGCTGGATCAGGTGATCGACGCTCGCGGGGACGTGGTGCCGATACGCGCCGCAGCCGAGGAAGAACGGGGCTTCGCCAGCCGACAGGTTCTTGCGCGCCAAGGCAGTCATGTGACGTTCGACGGCGAGTTCGCTGGCGTGACCGGGCAGGTTCGCGATCGGACCGGTGAGGCGCGCGGCCTCGGGGACGTCGACGAAGAGGTCGTCGATCGACTTGGCGCCGATGACGGCGAGCATGTCGCGGCGGTCGTGGTCGGTGAGCGGTAGGTAGCGCATGACGGTCTTTCAGAAGACCGTCACCCCAGCGAAAGCTGGGGTCTCAGGCAACAGGGGCGACCGGTGATGGCCCGCTTGCGGCACGAGATGCCAGCTTTCGCTGGCATGACGGTAGAGGATCAAAGGTTCGCGACGAAGGCTTCATAGGCGGCTTCGTCCATCAGCGTGTCGAGTTCCGACACGTCCGACAGCGTCAGCTTGAAGAACCAGCCTTCGGTCTCGGCATCGGTATTCACCAACCCCGGCTCCTCGGTGAGTGCGGGGTTGCCCTCGACCACCGTGCCTGAGACGGGCGAATAGACGTCGCTGGCGGCCTTGACGCTTTCGACCACGGCGGCCTCGTCACCCTTGGCGAGCGACTTGCCGGATTCGGGGACGTCGACGAACACGATGTCGCCGAGCTGGCCCTGCGCGTAATCGGAAATGCCGACCGTGCCGACGTCACCATCGACGTCGATCCATTCGTGATCCTCGGTGAAATAGCGGCTCATCTTATTTCGCTCCTCGGAAATAGCGGTGGGGGACGAAAGGCATCGTCGTAACGGTAGCGGCGTGGACCTTGCCGCGCTGTGCGAGTTGGATGCTCGTGCCGGGGGTAGCCAGCGCAAGCGGGACATAGGCCATCGCAATCGGTGCGCCGACGCTCGGCGCGAAGCCACCCGACGTGACGTGGCCGACTTCGCTGCCGTCGGCGTCGACGACCGCGGCGCCTTCGCGGACCGGCTGGCGCCCCTCGACGAGCAGGCCGACGCGCTTGACGATCGGGCCGCTCTCACGCTCGGCGAGGATACGCTCGGCGCCGGGGAAGTCGGCAGCCTCGCGGCGACGCTTGAACAGCGCGAAGCCGAGGTCCGCCATGACCGGCGTGGCCTCCGTGGAGAGATCGTGGCCGTAGAGCGGGAGGCCCGCCTCGAGACGAAGCGAGTCGCGCGCGCCGAGGCCGATCGGCTTGACCTCCGGCTGCGCGGTTAGTGCCTCTGCAAGGGCTTCGGCTCCCTCGGCGGCGATCGAAATCTCGAAACCGTCCTCGCCGGTATACCCCGAGCGGCTGATCCACAGATCATGGCCCTGCCACTCGAATGCGCCGGCCTGCATGAACACCATCGCCTCGACGCCCGGGATCAGGCGGGCGAGCGCGTCGACCGCTTTTGGCCCCTGCAACGCCAGCAGCGCGTGGCCTTCCATCAGATTGAGCGTGATCTCGTCGGGGAGATGCTCGATCATATGGCCGATGTCATCATATTTGGTCGCGCCGTTGACGACCATGTACACACGGTCCTTGGCCTGACGCGTGAGCATCAGATCGTCGAGGATGCCGCCGCTCTCGTTCAGCAGGAGCGAATAGCGCGCGCGGTTGAGCGCGAGGCCGGCGATGTCCGCCGGCATCAGCGCCTCAAGCGCCGCCACGACATCGCCGCCATCGTCGCTGGTGAAGGTGAGCTGGCCCATGTGGCTGACATCGAACAGGCCGGCGTTCTCGCGCGTCCAGAGATGCTCGGCCATGATGCCTTCGTACTGGACGGGCATCCAATAACCGGCGAACTCGACCATCCGGCCGCCCCGCGCGCGGTGCCAGCCGTCGAGCGGCAGCAGCAGCGTTTCGATGATTACATCGTCGTCGTCGTGATCGCTCACCGGGGGCGGTTCCGTCTAGCAAAGGGCGATCGCATCGCCTGGCGGCGGCACGAACCGAACCCCCTCTGTCACGGAACCTGAGAGCTTTCGCTGGCGCCGAGACGCGAGCTTACACCTTCGGTGGGACACGCCATAAGCGCGGCCGCTTTCCAGAGCGTCAAATCGAGCAGCGCGGTCCTTGGTGCCTGAGAGATTCCGGGGTGGTTGCTCCTTCGGCGGCGGATGATGGCCTGCAAGGCCGCCCGCACTCTCCCGCGCGCCCACGCCGGTTACCCGGCATCGACACACACGCTCTGGCGGCGTGCGCTGGGCGAGTCAATCGGTCGCGTCAGCGCTGCGCGTTGTAGCGCAGCTGATCCTCGGTGAGCTGGAAGCCGACGAGCGCCTCGAAGCTGGCGGTGAGCACGGCCTGGCGAACTTCCGGCGTGGCGAGCGGGTCGATCGCGGCGTCCTGGTCGCCGGCCTTCCGCTTGCGCGTCAGGCTCTTGCGCACTTCCTCGGGCAGGGTCGCGGCGGCGCGGCTGATGTTGGCGGTGGCGGTAGCAGAGGTGCTGGCGATCGCCTGTCCAGCGTCGAAATGGACCGCAACGCGGCCGATGCGCTTGGCGCTAACCTGAGTGCCGCCGCGCACGATCGTGATGAAATACGGCAGCGTCACGTCGCGCGCCGCCGCGGTGTTGGAGCGGCGGGCGCGAACGTCGAAGGTGACGGTGCTGGTGACCTCGGCTGCGGCGCCGGCGCCATCGCAGGTGCCGCGGACGTTCGTGATCGTCGCGGTAACGTCGATCGCGCTCGCGTCGCGGCTGGCCGGGGGATCGAAGACCGTGATGTCGCCGGTGCCGGCTGGCACGCCGACCACCGGGCAGACCGACCGCACCGCGCTGACGCCGATCCCGCCATCGGCCGTGATGTCGCCGCTCTGGGCGCAACCGCCGGCGAGCAAAGCGAGGGCAAGCGGGGCGGCGATGATACGGAAGGACACGTGCGCAAACACCTTATACGACAGGAGCCGGCTCATAACCGCCTTCCGTGCGGGCAGGCAATCGCGTAAGCGCTGGGGTATGACCGAGAAGCCCGTGCTGGAACTGCTGATCGCCGCGCCGCGCGGCTTTTGCGCCGGAGTCGATCGTGCGATCCGCATCGTCGAACTGGCGATCGAGAAGCACGGCGCGCCCGTGTATGTCCGGCACGAGATCGTCCACAACAAGTTCGTCGTCGATACGCTGAAGGCGCAGGGCGCGGTGTTCGTCGAGGAGCTGGACGAAGTGCCGGACGGCGCGCCAGTGGTGTTCTCGGCGCATGGCGTGCCCAAGTCGGTGCCACTGAACGCCGAGGCGCGTGGGCTGGAGTATCTCGACGCGACCTGCCCGCTGGTGTCGAAAGTGCATCGCCAGGCCGAGCGGTTGGTGGCGGCCGGGCGGCATATCGTCTTTATTGGCCATGCCGGACATCCTGAGGTGATCGGCACGTTCGGGCAGGTGCCCGCCGGCTCGATGTCACTGGTGGAGGATGTCGCCGACGCGGAGGCGTTCACCCCGCCCGACCCGTCGAACCTCGCCTTCCTGACGCAGACGACGCTGTCGGTGGACGACACGGCGGAGGTGGTCCGTGTGCTGCAGCGCCGCTTCCCGTTGATGCAGCCGCCGCGTGGCGAGGACATCTGCTACGCGACGTCGAACCGCCAGACCGCGGTGAAAGCGATTGCCGCGGCATGCGACGCGGTGCTGGTGATCGGCGCGCCCAATTCGTCGAACTCGGTGCGGCTGGTCGAGGTGGCGCAGCGCGAGGGGGTGCGTGCGGCGCTGATCCAGCGTGCGAGCGATCTCGACTGGGCGTTCCTCGATGGCGTGGGCACGCTGGGGCTGACCGCCGGCGCGTCCGCCCCCGAGCTGCTGGTGCGCGAACTGGTCGACCTGCTGTCGACGCGCTATGCGGTGACCGAGCGCGAGGAAGAGACGACGCGCGAGACGATCGCCTTCAAACTGCCGCGCGCGCTGGACGCAGCGGCGTAAACAAGCGGGCGATGACGGGCGGGGCGGAATGGCAGTTTATACGCATGTTTCGGCGGAAGCCCTGTCGGCGTTCCTGACGCGCTACGACGTCGGCGAACTCGTCTCGGCGAAGGGGATCGCCGAGGGGGTCGAAAATTCCAACTATCTCGTCGATACGACGAAGGCGCGCTTCATCCTGACGCTGTACGAGAAGCGCGTCGCGGCGGCGGACCTGCCGTTCTTCATGGCGCTGCTCGACCATCTCGATACCAAAGGGCTCGCGGTGCCGCCGGCGATCAAGGATCGCCAGGGCTACGAGATCCAGGAGTTGGAGGGTCGGCCGGCGTGCCTGATCAAGTTCCTTCGCGGCGTCTCGCTGTCGCATCCGACACGGGCGCAGGCGCTGGCGGCGGGTGCGGCGATGGGGGCGATGCATGTCGCCGTGGCGGATTTTGCGGGCCAGCGGCCGAACACGATGGGGATCGGCGAATGGCGCCCGCTGCTGTCGCGGTGCGGGCGTGACCTCGATACGATTACGGCGGGGCTGTTTGATCGCGTTTCGCATGCGCTCGATGTGGTCGAGGCGCAATGGCCGGTGGCGCTGCCGACCAGCGCGATCCATGCCGATCTGTTCCCGGACAATGTCCTGATGCTTGGCGATACGGTGACGGGGCTGATCGACTTCTACTTCGCCTGCACCGACATCCGCGCCTACGATCTGGCGGTGATGCACACGTCCTGGATCTTCGATGCACACGGCGCGAACCCCGATCCCGCGATCGGCCGCGCATTACTCGACGGCTATGCCGGCGCGCATCCGCTGACGGCCGACGAGCGCGCGGCGCTGCCGGTGCTCGCGCGCGGGGCATGCATTCGCTTCCTGCTGAGCCGCGCGTGGGATTGGATCCACACACCCGCCGATGCGCTCGTGACGCGCAAAGACCCCCTCGCCTATCTTCGCCGGCTCGACTGGTACGAAGCCAATCCGGACGCTTTTGCATGACCGATACGACAGCCGAGATGCCACAAGTCCAGGCGTTCACCGACGGCGCCTGCAAGGGCAATCCCGGCCCCGGCGGCTGGGGTGCGGTGCTGCGAATGGGGACGAACGAAAAGGAACTGTCGGGCGGCGAGAAGCTGACGACGAACAACCGCATGGAACTGACCGCGGCGATCGAAGCGCTGAAGGCGTTCACCCGGCCGTGCCATGTGACGCTGCATACCGACAGCCGCTACGTGATGGACGGGCTGACCAAGTGGATTCACGGCTGGCGCAAGAATGGCTGGAAGACAGCGGACAAGAAGCCGGTGAAGAACGCCGAGCTTTGGCAGGCGCTGCTGGACGCGAGCGCGCGGCATCGCGTGGAGTGGCAATGGGTTAAGGGGCATGCCGGGCACCCAGAGAACGAGCGGGCGGATCGACTGGCTAGCGATGCGGCGGTGGCGGCGGGGAAGCGTGGGTAACGACGTACTCGGCCGCGACATTGAAATTCGTGGTTCAGGCATTGAGTTACGATAGCGAGTCGCGCATCCTCGACCAATAAACGGGCAAGGGCAGCGGGCATGAGACAATTCCGTCTTTTAGCGGCTCATTCGATCGGCGCCCTGCTCTGCTCTTTTTCGCTCTCGCCAGGTGTCATCGCACAAAATAACGAGAGCGGAGCCGCGTTGAAGGACGCGGACAATATCATCGTTGTCGGCGCCAAACCGAAGGAGCGCCGCGAGCGCGCGGTCGCCTTCGTCCGCGCCTCAGGGATCGCGCGCGGTCAGCAGCCAGCTGCACGCTGGGTGGTCCCGGTCTGTCCTAAGGTGAGCGGCGTTGCGCCCGAGACGGCGGCGATCGTGGTCGATCGGATCCGCGCGCTGGCAGCAGAAGTCGGTGCGCCGCTCGCGCCGGCTGGCTGCAAGGCCAATGCGATCGTCACCTTCACGGATGACTCGCAAGGCGTGGTAACTCGCGTCCACGCGCGTTCGCCACATCAATTTAAGGACGTGCCGAGGGACTGGCGTGCGGGGCTGCTACACGGCGATGCGCCGATCCGTTGGTGGCACATCATCAAGATGGGCGATGCCGATGGCGTCCCCCCCGTCCCAATGCAGCCGTCGTTCGTACAGATCGAAGGCGGGGTCGGGGGATATGGCCTGCCGATGGGCGAAGGTGGCGTGCAGCAGCGCTACAAGGAAGGCGCGATCTCCACGCAGTCGACACGCGCGATCACTGGGGCTTCCGTGGTGATCGACGTGAAGCGGGTGGGCGCGCGCGACTTGCGCGCGTTGGGCGATTACGCCGCGATCGTGGCGCTGGCCGAGTTCCGTCCGTCGACGCCACCGCCACCCGATTCGATCCTCGGCATGTTCGCTGACAACAACCCGCCCGGGCTGGCGACGGCGAGTGACGTGGCGCTGCTCAAGGAGCTCTACGCTTTTCGGCTTGATCGTGAGGCCAAGGCGCATCGCCGGATGCTGGCGAAGGCGTTGGTTGACGCGCCGCTGGGGCGGCAGCGCTAGGCTTCGGTTTGCAGCGCTGATGCTGGGTCTCGGGGGGCGATCTGCTTGCGAGGCGTCCTCCCCCTCATCCTTCCCACTCGCTTTGCGAGTGGGCCCCTTCCTTCTCCCACGAGGGGAGAAGGAGATCAGGTTAGAATCTTGTTGGGGCGTAGCGTTCGATGTCGATGTCCAGGCCTGGGTCTTCGCCCAGGAGGAGCGCGGCGCCGATGGCGGCGGCGGCGGGCGCGGTCTGGATGCCGAAGCCGCCCTGGCCGGCGAACCAGAAGAAGCCGGGCACCTGCGCGTCGAAGCCGTAGATCGGCAGGCGATCGGGGGCGAAGCTGCGCAGGCCGGCCCATTTGCGGTCGACGTGGGTGACTCGCCAGTCGACGACGTGTTCGAGTCGATCGATCGCGATCGCGACGTCGAGTTCCTCGGGCTGGACATCGCCGGGGTCACACGCCGTCTCGTCGTGCGGGCTCAGCCATAGCCGCCCGCCGGCCTCCGGCTTGAAATAGAATTCGCCGCCGAGATGCGAGACGTGCGGGATGTCCGGCGTCGAAGGGGGATCGGTCTGGAGCTGGACGAGCGTGCGGCGGTACGGCTGGATGCCGAGCGGCGCGGCGCCCGCAAGGATCGCGACGGGATCAGCCCAGGCGCCGGCGGCGTCGACCAGAATCGTAGCGGCGTAGCTTCCCGCGGTCGTTTCGATCCGCCAGTTGCCATCGGTGCGATTGGCGGCGATCAGCGCTGCGCCCAGCACGAGCGTCGCGCCATGCTTACGGGCCTTCGCCAGCGCATCGGCATGGAGCGCGGCGACATCGATATAAGCGCAGCTGCGCTCCATCACGCCGACCGTCCAGCCATCGCGCAGGCCCGGCACATGATCGCGCGGATCGACGCGGGTTAGATCGACGCCAGTACCGGCGAATTCGGCGAGGAACGCCTCGGCGCGCTTCTCGTCCTGCACCTGGCCGACGTGGAGCGACCCGAGCGGCTCGAGAAAGCCGCCCGCGCGCAACGGGTCACCCGACAGCGAGGTCAGTGGCTGGACTCCTGAGCCGCCATAGGTTTCGGACCAGAAGGCGGCTGAGCGCCCAGTGGCGTGATAGCCGGCGACATCCTCCGCTTCGAGCAGCAGTATGCGCGCGCGGTCACCTAGCGCGGCGGCGAGCGTAGCGCCGGCGATCCCGGCGCCGACGATGGCGATATCGTAGGTCATCGAGCGTGCGCTGTAAGGAATGCGTCGATCGCGGCAAGCGCGCGGTCACGGACGGGGTCGGCTTCGCGCAGAATCTCGTGCGCCGATTCGGGGCCGAAACGGAGCAGTTCTGCGGCCGGCAGTCGCTCGGCGAGCTGCACTGCGGCGCACGAATCAACCAACCCATCTTCGTCGGCGACCAGCATCAGGATTGGGGTCACCAGACTAGCGAGCCGGGGATCAGCGCGCTGTTCGCGGGTCGAGGCGAAGGCCTCGGCGAGCCACGACCAGCTCGGCGGGCCGAGCTTGATGTCGGGCGCCTGCTCGTACCACCATTGCTCGTCGTCGTAGCGACTGGTGTCGCTGGTGAGCAGTTTCTGCCGGTCGATCCGCGCGCCGGGACGCTCGTGGCCCTTCCACGCCGGCCGCGCCGGATCACCGCGATCACGCATGAATCGCGCAAGCCGCTCGGCGATGGCAGGGCCGACCGGCGCCTTCAATCCGAGCATCGGCGCGATCAAGATCGCCGCGGCGGGGTCAATCGCCCCCTCGATCATCGCGCGTAGGACGAGGTGCCCGCCCATCGAATGGCCCATCGCAACGCGTGGTCCATCGACGTCCCAGCTGCTCCAGACTGCCGCCAGATCGGCGATCCAAGGCGCAAAGTCGATCGCATGGCCGACGTGCGGATCGGGGGCGAGCCGGCCCGAACCGCCCTGCCCGCGCCAGTCGAACGCGGTGATCGACCAACCGGCGGCGTGCCAATGACCGAACGTTTCCAGATACTTCTCGAAGACATCGCCGCGCCCGCCCTGGAACAGGATCGCGCCGCGCGGGCGGGCCAAACTGGCCGGCCAGTCGAACCGGCGCAGCGCCCAGCCATCCGGCGCGATCCAATGGGAAATCGCCGCATCGGACGGGATAGCACGGCGGATCGGAGCCTGAATGGTCATGCGAGGGCTATGGTTACGGTTTGGCAAGCCATTACGTCTAGTGCCGACGGCTCATGGGGTGGGACATTCTTTCCTGGGGCTTGCCGGCGATACTGGCACTGCTGCTCGTTTCGGCGGGGATTGAGGATGCGCGCATCCGCGAGATCGCCAATTGGAAAAACGCCGCGATCGCGCTGATGGCCCCGCTGTGGTGGGTCGCGAGCGGATTGTCGCTGTGGCCCGACATGGTGATCCAGCTGGGCATCGCGACGTTCGTCCTCGCGCTGTTCCTGGTCGCGTTCCAGCTCGGCCAAATGGGCGGCGGCGACGTGAAGCTGATCGCGGCGCTCGCGCTGTGGCTGCCGCTGACGCCGCTGCTGCAGATGCTGCTGGTGATGTCGCTGGTCGGCGGCGCGCTGACGTTGGTGATGCTTTTGGAGCACAAGTTGCGCCGAAACGACCGCGTTCTCGAGATCCCATACGGCGTGGCGATCGCCATTGCAGGGCTTCTTGGCCTTCGCGAACCGCTTCTTAACCAATTCACGTAATCATAGCCGGTAATGGAAATACCGACCTGCGCTGATGCGAAAGGCACGATAAGTCATGGATAGTCGGAAGATCATTTTGCTGGTGGGCGCGTTGATCGTCGCCGCGATCACCGCGTTCATGGCACGCACACTGATCATGGGCAGCAGCGCGCCGGCGGCGAGCGCGATGACGGGCGAGCCGGCGCCGATCAACGGCCCCAAGGTGCTCGTCGCGACGCGCGCGCTGCCGGTCGGCACGATCATCGATCCTACCGCGGTGAAGTTTCAGCCGTGGCCCGCGGAGCTCGTCGAGGGCGCCTATTTCCAGGAAGCTCCCGAGTTTGACATGAAGACCGTGCTGGGCACCGTGGTGCGCAACCCGATGACCGCCGGCCAGCCGATCACGCAGGGCGCGCTGGTGAAGCCGGGCGACCGCGGGTTCCTCGCTGCAGCGCTCGGGCCAGGCATGCGCGCCGTGACGGTGCCGGTGTCGACCCAGTCGTCGGTCGCAGGCTTCGTGTTTCCGGGTGACCGCATCGACCTTCTGTTGACGCAGGCTGTCGCCGGCGGCGGCGATGGCCCGCCGCTGAAGGCCGCAGAGACGATCATGCGCAACCTGCGCGTGCTGGCGACCGACCAGCGCACCAGCCAGGAGAAGGACGAGGCCGGCAACACCGTCGTGCGCGCCTTCTCCACCGTGACGATCGAGGCGACGCCCAAGATCGCCGAGCAGATCGCAGTGGCGCAGACGCTAGGCTCGATCTCGCTGTCGCTGCGCTCGATCGCGGACAATACCGCCGAGCTCGAGCAGGCGATCGCGTCGGGGGACGTGAAGGTGCCCGAGGGCACCGATCCGAAGGCCGAGAAGGCGATGCTGCTGCAGCTCGCGAGTGCGCCGCAAACCGGCAACACGACCTATGCCGTGGGCGCCGACGTGTCGCGCTTCCAGCGCCGCACGGTGCCCGGCAAGACCGATCAGCCCGCGATGATGACGCCGAACGGCGGCACGATGGCACCGGCCGTACCGTATCCCGGCGCCGTGGTGCGCGCGCCTGGCCCGGTGGTGCGGATCGCACGTGGAAATACTGTGACCGAGGTTCCGGTCGGGGGGAAGAACTGAGATGGGTATTCGTTCGAAGCCGATCGGCTGGCCGCTCGCCGTGGCGCTGGCCGCTGCCGGAACCCTGGGGGTCTCCGCCGCGGCACCAGCGCAGAACGCCGGCGCCCGCAACAGCGCCGCGCAGGGGCCGATGCTCCAGATCGCGACCAGCCGTGGCCGCCTGATCACGCTGGCCAAGCCGATGAGCGACCTCTTCGTCGCCAACCCGGACATCGCCGATGTTCAGGTCCGCTCGCCGACGCAGCTCTATGTGTTCGGCAAGAAGGCGGGCGAGACGACGATCTCCGCCACCGCGAAGAATGGCGCAGTGGTCTATTCCGCCACGGTTCGTGTCGGCAACAATTTCGACTCGCTCGGCCAGATGCTGGCGATGGCGATGCCCGATGCGAGCGTCACCGCGACGACGATGAATGGCGTGGTGCTGCTCACCGGCACCGTCGCCAGCCCGGACGATGGCGCGGAGGCCGAACGGCTGGTGCAGGCGTTCGTCGGGCAGGAGACGAAGGTCGTCAGCCGGATGCGCACCGCGACGCCGCTGCAGGTGAACCTGCAGGTGCGCTTCGCCGAGGTGAGCCGGACCTTCGTCAAGAACATCAGCTCGAACATCCTGACGCGCGACACGACCGGCGGCTTCCAGTTCGGCGTCGCATCGGGTCGCGCGCCGGGGACGATCGGCAATTTTCCGACGACGGGACTGCCCGTACTCGACGCATCGTCGCGCTTCGGCTTGCCGGCTGGCTCGATCTCGCTGCCGTTCGACGTGAAGACGGGCAATTTCGTCTATCCGAACTCGGGCAGTTCGTATGAATTCACCAAGGGCGCCGAGCGCACGTCGCTGGGTCTCGCAGGCAAGATCCTCGGGCTGGACGTGCTCCAGGCGCTCGATCTTGGCGAACGCATCGGCCAAGTGACGAGCCTTGCCAACCCGAACCTCACCGCGCTGTCGGGCGAGACGGGCACGTTCCTCGCGGGCGGCGAGATCCCGATCCCGATCGCGCAGGGGCTTGGCGGCATCGGCGTCGAGTATAAGCAGTTCGGCGTCAGCATCGCGTATACGCCGACCGTGCTGTCGGACGGGCGCATCTCACTCCGTGTCCGCCCCGAAGTGTCGCAGCTCGATTATTCGAACGCCGTGACGATCGGCGGCGCGCAGGTGCCGGGGCTGACGACGCGGCGTACTGAAACGACGGTCGAGCTCGGCTCGGGTCAGAGCTTCATGATCGCCGGGTTGCTGCAGAACAATCACAACAATTCGATCGAGAAGACGCCGGGCATCGGCGACGTGCCGATCCTGGGTGCGCTGTTCCGCTCGAACGGGTTCACGCGGAACGAGACCGAGCTGGTGATCGTGATCACGCCGTATCTGGTGAAGCCGGTGAACGCGAACGAGATCGTGCTGCCCACCGACGGCTACGAATCGCCGAGCGATGTCGAGCGCGTGCTGCTCGGCAAGCTCGGAGGCGGCAAGAGCGGGGAATCGCGGCCCAAGCCGCGGATGGAAGCCGGTCCGCCGGCAGCGCCGGCGATGGGTGCCGTCGCGCCGATCGCTCCGGTGCCGCTGCCAGACAGCGTCGCGCCGGTGGCCGATGCCAAGGCGTCGCGCGGCAAGGGGAAGAAGGGCGGCGACGTCCCTGCCCCAGGTTTCTCGGTCAACTGATTGGGACGGAACGGGACATGATCATGCTGAAGCGCACTCTCCTCCTCGCCGTCGCCCCGGCCATGCTCGTCGCGGGCTGCAGCGGCACCAAGAACCGCGGGCTCGAATCGGTTCACCAGCCCGTCGTGTCGCGCGCCGATTATGCGTTCGATGTCGGTGCCGGCCCCGGCGGCCTGGCCCCGGGCGAGAACCAGCGGCTCGCCGGCTGGATGGGATCGCTGCGGGTCGGCTACGGCGATCGCATCGCGGTCGATGATCCGTCACGCGATCCCGGCACGCGCGCGGATGTGGCCGCGACCGCCGCACGCTATGGCCTGCTGGTGTCGGACGACGCCCCGGTCACCGCCGCGCCGATTGCACCCGGCACCGTCCGCGTGGTCGTCAGCCGCGCAAAGGCCTCGGTACCAGGTTGCCCCGATTACAGCCGGATGCAGCCAAGCTACGACGCACAGACGTCGTCGAACCACGGGTGCTCGATCAACAGCAATCTCGCGACCATGGTCGCGAGCCCGACCGACCTGGTGCGCGGCGAGGGCAATGTCGGCGTCTACGACCCGGCAGTTGGAACCCGCGCGATCAACAGCTTCCGCAAGGCCGAGCCGACGGGTGCCGGTGGCACCGCGGTGAAGGCCGAAAGCGCAGGGGGCAAGTAAGATGAACGCACCATGGAAATCCGCCAGCGCGGCCAACCGCGAGCCATTCGTCGCCTATGTCTGCGACGAGGCGACTGCCGAAGCGCTCCGTCCGGTGGTCAGCGAGATGGGCTGGGCCGCGGAAAAAGTACATAAGGGCGGCCTGCGCAATGCGGTGCAATCGCTGTCCGTATCGGCCAGCCCGCTGATCTTGTTCGTCGATCTCGCCGAATCGGGTGATCCGCTCAACGACATCAATTCGCTTGCCGAGGTGTGCGAGCCGGGCACCGTCGTCATCGCGTCGGGCCAGGTGAACGACGTGCGGCTCTATCGCGATCTCGTCGCGAGCGGCATCCAGGACTATCTGTTGAAGCCGCTGAACGCCGAAGCCGTGCGCGACGCTTTCACGCACGCCCAGATGCTGCTCAACGCACCGAAGCACGCCGAACCGGTCAACGAACATCCA from Sphingomonas radiodurans includes the following:
- the rnhA gene encoding ribonuclease HI, with product MTDTTAEMPQVQAFTDGACKGNPGPGGWGAVLRMGTNEKELSGGEKLTTNNRMELTAAIEALKAFTRPCHVTLHTDSRYVMDGLTKWIHGWRKNGWKTADKKPVKNAELWQALLDASARHRVEWQWVKGHAGHPENERADRLASDAAVAAGKRG
- the ispH gene encoding 4-hydroxy-3-methylbut-2-enyl diphosphate reductase, which translates into the protein MTEKPVLELLIAAPRGFCAGVDRAIRIVELAIEKHGAPVYVRHEIVHNKFVVDTLKAQGAVFVEELDEVPDGAPVVFSAHGVPKSVPLNAEARGLEYLDATCPLVSKVHRQAERLVAAGRHIVFIGHAGHPEVIGTFGQVPAGSMSLVEDVADAEAFTPPDPSNLAFLTQTTLSVDDTAEVVRVLQRRFPLMQPPRGEDICYATSNRQTAVKAIAAACDAVLVIGAPNSSNSVRLVEVAQREGVRAALIQRASDLDWAFLDGVGTLGLTAGASAPELLVRELVDLLSTRYAVTEREEETTRETIAFKLPRALDAAA
- the gcvPA gene encoding aminomethyl-transferring glycine dehydrogenase subunit GcvPA, giving the protein MRYLPLTDHDRRDMLAVIGAKSIDDLFVDVPEAARLTGPIANLPGHASELAVERHMTALARKNLSAGEAPFFLGCGAYRHHVPASVDHLIQRGEFLTAYTPYQPEIAQGTLQMLFEFQTQVARLLGTDVANASMYDGSTACWEAIGMARRITKRGRAILSGGLHPHYVSVAKTMAKYTGDALDVSLPTLTAETDLDALIARIDSDTSCVVVQYPDILGRIADLTPLADACHANKALLIAVVTEPVALGAIKSPGEMDADIVVGEGQSIGVGLQFGGPYVGLFGCKDKYVRQMPGRLCGETVDADGRRGFVLTLSTREQHIRREKATSNICTNSGLCALAFSVHMTLLGEAGLRALAATNHAGAVAAAERLAQVPGVRVINETFFNEFTIDLGREARPIVRKLAENGILAGVSLGRLYPGQAALENGLVVAVTETTTPEDVEALATALEEALA
- the gcvT gene encoding glycine cleavage system aminomethyltransferase GcvT, translated to MSDHDDDDVIIETLLLPLDGWHRARGGRMVEFAGYWMPVQYEGIMAEHLWTRENAGLFDVSHMGQLTFTSDDGGDVVAALEALMPADIAGLALNRARYSLLLNESGGILDDLMLTRQAKDRVYMVVNGATKYDDIGHMIEHLPDEITLNLMEGHALLALQGPKAVDALARLIPGVEAMVFMQAGAFEWQGHDLWISRSGYTGEDGFEISIAAEGAEALAEALTAQPEVKPIGLGARDSLRLEAGLPLYGHDLSTEATPVMADLGFALFKRRREAADFPGAERILAERESGPIVKRVGLLVEGRQPVREGAAVVDADGSEVGHVTSGGFAPSVGAPIAMAYVPLALATPGTSIQLAQRGKVHAATVTTMPFVPHRYFRGAK
- the thrB gene encoding homoserine kinase, translated to MAVYTHVSAEALSAFLTRYDVGELVSAKGIAEGVENSNYLVDTTKARFILTLYEKRVAAADLPFFMALLDHLDTKGLAVPPAIKDRQGYEIQELEGRPACLIKFLRGVSLSHPTRAQALAAGAAMGAMHVAVADFAGQRPNTMGIGEWRPLLSRCGRDLDTITAGLFDRVSHALDVVEAQWPVALPTSAIHADLFPDNVLMLGDTVTGLIDFYFACTDIRAYDLAVMHTSWIFDAHGANPDPAIGRALLDGYAGAHPLTADERAALPVLARGACIRFLLSRAWDWIHTPADALVTRKDPLAYLRRLDWYEANPDAFA
- the gcvH gene encoding glycine cleavage system protein GcvH, whose protein sequence is MSRYFTEDHEWIDVDGDVGTVGISDYAQGQLGDIVFVDVPESGKSLAKGDEAAVVESVKAASDVYSPVSGTVVEGNPALTEEPGLVNTDAETEGWFFKLTLSDVSELDTLMDEAAYEAFVANL
- a CDS encoding NAD(P)/FAD-dependent oxidoreductase → MTYDIAIVGAGIAGATLAAALGDRARILLLEAEDVAGYHATGRSAAFWSETYGGSGVQPLTSLSGDPLRAGGFLEPLGSLHVGQVQDEKRAEAFLAEFAGTGVDLTRVDPRDHVPGLRDGWTVGVMERSCAYIDVAALHADALAKARKHGATLVLGAALIAANRTDGNWRIETTAGSYAATILVDAAGAWADPVAILAGAAPLGIQPYRRTLVQLQTDPPSTPDIPHVSHLGGEFYFKPEAGGRLWLSPHDETACDPGDVQPEELDVAIAIDRLEHVVDWRVTHVDRKWAGLRSFAPDRLPIYGFDAQVPGFFWFAGQGGFGIQTAPAAAAIGAALLLGEDPGLDIDIERYAPTRF